A window of the Acidithiobacillus thiooxidans ATCC 19377 genome harbors these coding sequences:
- a CDS encoding IS630 family transposase — translation MRVAPTVTLTSEERSELSRIVASRLSSVRLSLRARMILLAAEGLQNKEIAERLGVDRLQVARWRKRYLEHRLSGIERDLPRGAPPVKVDVARLVELTTQSKPEAMTHWSTRRMAAELGVSAASVSRHWRKHGLKPHLLRGFKVSRDPHFVEKLEDIVGLYMSPPEHALVLCVDEKSQVQALDRTQPGLPLKKGRAETMTHDYKRNGTTTLFAALNVLDGQVIGQCQQRHTHVEWLKFLKKIDRQTPRDKALHLIADNYATHKHPVVQAWLDKHPRIHMHFTPTSASWLNMVERFFRDITTQRLRRGVFTSVPELIQAIEGYIDHHNTHPKPFIWTKTARDILQKVIRANSHLSSKQNATLH, via the coding sequence TTGCGAGTTGCGCCCACAGTCACTTTAACCAGCGAAGAGCGGTCCGAGTTGTCCCGTATAGTCGCCTCCCGATTAAGCAGTGTCCGCTTGTCATTACGGGCACGGATGATATTGCTGGCGGCAGAGGGCTTGCAGAACAAAGAAATTGCGGAGCGCCTGGGGGTGGATCGCCTGCAAGTCGCACGTTGGCGCAAGCGTTATCTGGAACACCGCTTGTCGGGCATTGAACGCGATTTACCGCGCGGCGCCCCTCCGGTGAAAGTGGATGTGGCCCGTCTGGTAGAATTGACCACGCAGAGTAAGCCGGAAGCGATGACGCATTGGAGTACGCGTAGGATGGCGGCAGAACTGGGTGTCAGTGCCGCCAGTGTGTCACGGCATTGGCGCAAGCATGGCCTCAAGCCTCATCTGCTGCGTGGTTTCAAGGTGTCACGTGACCCGCATTTTGTGGAAAAGCTGGAAGATATTGTGGGGTTGTATATGTCTCCCCCGGAGCATGCCTTGGTGCTCTGCGTGGATGAAAAAAGTCAGGTACAGGCCCTGGACCGGACCCAACCGGGACTCCCCCTCAAAAAGGGCCGCGCAGAAACGATGACCCACGACTACAAACGTAATGGCACTACGACCTTGTTTGCCGCCCTCAACGTGCTGGATGGTCAGGTCATCGGACAGTGTCAACAGCGCCATACCCATGTGGAATGGCTGAAGTTCCTGAAGAAAATTGATCGGCAGACGCCCAGGGACAAGGCTCTGCATCTGATTGCCGACAACTATGCGACCCATAAACACCCGGTAGTACAGGCGTGGCTCGACAAGCACCCGCGTATTCACATGCACTTCACGCCCACTTCGGCATCCTGGCTCAACATGGTCGAGCGTTTCTTTCGGGATATCACGACCCAGCGGTTACGTCGTGGGGTGTTCACCAGTGTGCCTGAACTCATCCAGGCCATTGAGGGGTACATCGACCACCACAACACCCATCCCAAACCTTTCATCTGGACCAAAACCGCCCGCGACATCCTGCAAAAAGTCATTCGCGCCAACAGCCATTTAAGCAGCAAACAGAATGCAACACTACACTAG
- a CDS encoding lytic transglycosylase domain-containing protein produces MSEWDHDLSTLSTPGQIKATARMAFQQQAWLLGIHASSLIPHGGDWRQGYVLPYADEISGAANQTGLRRAFLAGLIRQESGFAFGIRSDVGAQGLMQVMPATAEWLQSHIPAAADADLHSIRGNLVLGSNYLSLQQQSFGGSELLAAAAYNAGPGAPKRWLGRWDGPTQGPWAGPIFTANIPYRQTRHYVQSVLTNTIIYAAILDRQAQTIWPQWQLKATTPG; encoded by the coding sequence TTGAGTGAGTGGGATCATGACCTGAGTACCCTCTCCACTCCCGGCCAGATCAAGGCGACAGCCCGTATGGCTTTTCAGCAACAGGCCTGGTTACTGGGCATTCACGCCAGCAGCCTGATCCCCCATGGCGGTGACTGGCGTCAGGGCTATGTCCTCCCTTATGCTGATGAAATCAGCGGTGCCGCCAACCAGACAGGATTGCGCCGGGCCTTTCTGGCGGGTCTCATCCGCCAGGAATCGGGCTTTGCTTTTGGAATCCGTTCGGATGTTGGTGCGCAAGGGCTGATGCAGGTCATGCCTGCCACTGCTGAATGGTTGCAATCACACATTCCCGCCGCCGCCGATGCCGATCTGCACAGCATCCGGGGAAATCTGGTGCTGGGTTCCAATTATCTCAGCCTGCAACAGCAAAGTTTTGGCGGATCAGAGTTACTCGCGGCAGCCGCTTACAACGCCGGCCCGGGAGCACCCAAGCGCTGGCTGGGTCGTTGGGATGGTCCCACGCAAGGACCCTGGGCGGGTCCCATTTTTACTGCCAATATTCCTTACCGCCAAACACGCCATTATGTCCAGAGCGTACTGACCAATACCATTATTTATGCAGCCATACTGGATCGCCAGGCTCAGACAATCTGGCCGCAATGGCAGTTAAAAGCGACGACGCCCGGCTAA